One part of the Microbacterium aurugineum genome encodes these proteins:
- a CDS encoding EamA family transporter translates to MQKPAASRPLVGVALVIGSCLSLPFGAAVAAQLFPVLGPWGVTSLRVAIAAILLVVIVRPRPGKWTRPQWFAAVLFGVSLAAMNGFFYAAIDRIPLGPAVAIEFLGPLVLAAVLTRKVTDFVWVGVALLGMIVLGIDGLIGAEPLDPLGVLFILIAAAFWAMYIRMSARVGSLIPGSSGLAMGLVVAAVLLIPVGIPAASTVAMDPQLLLLAAITAVLSSVIPYSFELAALRRLPQRVFGVLLSLEPAFATLAGWLILGQDATPLRMLAVALVIAASVGTTLGVRRERRDDGPSGPFTAPIPLPD, encoded by the coding sequence GTGCAGAAGCCGGCCGCGTCCCGTCCCCTCGTCGGAGTCGCGCTCGTCATCGGCTCCTGCCTCTCGCTTCCTTTCGGCGCCGCCGTCGCGGCCCAGCTCTTCCCGGTGCTCGGTCCGTGGGGGGTGACCTCACTGCGCGTCGCCATCGCCGCGATCCTCCTGGTCGTCATCGTGCGCCCGCGGCCCGGGAAGTGGACCCGCCCGCAGTGGTTCGCCGCGGTGCTCTTCGGCGTCTCGCTGGCAGCGATGAACGGCTTCTTCTACGCGGCGATCGACCGCATCCCCCTGGGCCCCGCCGTCGCGATCGAGTTCCTCGGACCACTCGTGCTCGCGGCCGTGCTCACCCGGAAGGTCACGGACTTCGTCTGGGTCGGAGTGGCCCTCCTCGGAATGATCGTGCTGGGCATCGACGGCCTGATCGGTGCCGAGCCGCTCGATCCGCTCGGTGTGCTGTTCATCCTGATCGCAGCGGCCTTCTGGGCCATGTACATCCGGATGAGCGCCCGCGTCGGCTCCCTCATCCCGGGCAGCAGCGGCCTGGCGATGGGACTCGTGGTCGCTGCCGTGCTGCTCATCCCGGTCGGCATCCCGGCCGCGTCGACGGTGGCGATGGATCCGCAGCTGCTCCTGCTCGCGGCGATCACCGCGGTGCTGTCGTCCGTGATCCCCTACAGCTTCGAGCTCGCGGCGCTGCGCCGTCTGCCGCAGCGCGTGTTCGGGGTGCTGCTGAGCCTCGAACCGGCGTTCGCGACGCTCGCCGGCTGGCTCATCCTCGGGCAGGACGCCACGCCGCTGCGGATGCTCGCCGTCGCCCTCGTGATCGCCGCGAGCGTCGGGACCACGCTCGGGGTGCGGAGGGAACGCCGCGACGACGGTCCCTCCGGCCCGTTCACTGCACCGATACCGCTGCCCGACTGA
- a CDS encoding YidC/Oxa1 family membrane protein insertase: protein MDPFAFPPLAALLDAAYGALTGLSDLLTPIAGASAAALAVVLVTLLVRVLLIPVGISQAKAEQTRARLAPKLRELQRRHKKNPERLQQETLALYRAENTSPFAGMLPVLAQAPVVGILYTLFLRPEIAGHPNELLAHDLFGAPLGTSLVSALFGGTATPATFLVFGVLLAVMLAVAEITRRVFRPTPVDGDDSPLNSPTLLRVVSAMHYATAVFAVFVPLAAALYLTVTVVWTLVQRVILRRRYPLPVPAVSRAAVSVQ from the coding sequence ATGGACCCCTTTGCCTTTCCACCCCTCGCCGCCCTCCTCGACGCCGCCTACGGCGCGCTGACCGGGCTCTCCGACCTGCTCACCCCCATCGCCGGTGCCTCCGCTGCCGCTCTCGCCGTCGTCCTCGTCACACTGCTCGTGCGGGTACTGCTCATCCCCGTCGGCATCTCCCAGGCCAAGGCCGAGCAGACCAGGGCGCGTCTCGCGCCGAAGCTGCGCGAGCTGCAGCGCCGCCACAAGAAGAACCCCGAGCGCCTGCAGCAGGAGACGCTGGCGCTGTACCGCGCGGAGAACACGTCGCCGTTCGCGGGGATGCTCCCGGTGCTCGCACAGGCCCCCGTGGTCGGCATCCTCTACACGCTGTTCCTCCGGCCCGAGATCGCGGGACACCCGAACGAGCTGCTCGCGCACGACCTGTTCGGCGCACCGCTGGGCACGAGCCTGGTGTCGGCGCTGTTCGGGGGCACCGCGACACCCGCCACCTTCCTCGTGTTCGGGGTGCTGCTCGCGGTCATGCTCGCGGTCGCCGAGATCACCCGCCGCGTGTTCCGCCCGACGCCGGTCGATGGGGACGACTCCCCCCTGAACTCCCCCACCCTGCTGCGCGTCGTCTCGGCGATGCACTACGCGACCGCGGTCTTCGCCGTGTTCGTGCCTCTCGCCGCCGCGCTCTACCTGACGGTCACGGTGGTGTGGACGCTCGTGCAGCGCGTGATCCTGCGTCGCCGGTACCCGCTGCCGGTCCCCGCGGTCAGTCGGGCAGCGGTATCGGTGCAGTGA
- a CDS encoding DUF6412 domain-containing protein, giving the protein MSEWFGQMLSIVATALGLVSMPDATALGLAVALLAVTALTLAIVLSVRPEASTGAPHPLRAIDVGTLLTQSDPDAAGHPRPRAPGVATAA; this is encoded by the coding sequence ATGAGCGAGTGGTTCGGGCAGATGCTGAGCATCGTCGCGACCGCGCTCGGCCTCGTGTCGATGCCGGATGCCACGGCTCTCGGCCTCGCCGTCGCCCTGCTCGCGGTGACCGCACTCACCCTCGCGATCGTGCTGAGTGTGCGCCCCGAGGCCTCGACCGGTGCCCCGCATCCGTTGCGCGCCATCGACGTCGGCACCCTCCTCACGCAGAGTGATCCTGATGCCGCCGGGCATCCGCGCCCTCGGGCGCCGGGAGTCGCGACCGCCGCGTAG
- a CDS encoding SDR family oxidoreductase, which translates to MTDDTTDPRHAHREEGFPDQHQDQPGLTERTRPEPDHGEGTYVGHGRLDGRRALITGGDSGIGRAVAIAFAREGADIAIAHLPEEQDDAEDTLALVRETGRTGVGFAGDLREEAFATDIVARTRSELGGLDVLVLNAGYQHDIDDFGSLETDRMRRVFDTNLAGMLFSARAAYPDLQPGASIIVTASIQAYNPSPGLIDYAMTKAAQIAFVKALAEEAGPRGIRVNAVAPGPVWTPLIPATGWDAERLATFGADTPLGRAGQPAELAGAYVYLASAESSYTSGSVIAVTGGKGL; encoded by the coding sequence ATGACCGACGACACCACCGACCCCCGGCACGCGCACCGCGAAGAGGGCTTTCCCGACCAGCACCAGGACCAGCCGGGGCTGACCGAGCGGACGCGCCCCGAACCGGACCACGGCGAAGGAACCTACGTCGGCCACGGGCGCCTGGATGGTCGCCGTGCTCTCATCACGGGCGGTGACTCCGGGATCGGTCGGGCCGTCGCGATCGCCTTCGCCCGGGAGGGCGCCGACATCGCGATCGCGCACCTGCCCGAGGAGCAGGACGACGCGGAGGACACGCTCGCCCTCGTCCGCGAGACGGGGCGCACGGGTGTGGGCTTCGCAGGCGACCTGCGAGAAGAGGCTTTCGCGACCGACATCGTCGCCCGCACGCGGAGCGAGTTGGGTGGGCTCGACGTGCTCGTGCTCAACGCGGGCTATCAGCACGACATCGACGACTTCGGGAGTCTGGAGACGGACCGCATGCGTCGGGTGTTCGACACGAACCTGGCGGGCATGCTGTTCTCGGCGCGGGCGGCCTACCCCGACCTCCAGCCCGGAGCGAGCATCATCGTGACGGCTTCCATCCAGGCCTACAACCCCTCACCGGGATTGATCGACTACGCCATGACCAAGGCGGCGCAGATCGCGTTCGTCAAGGCGCTCGCCGAGGAGGCGGGACCCCGCGGGATCCGGGTCAACGCTGTCGCGCCGGGACCGGTCTGGACACCCCTGATCCCCGCGACCGGATGGGATGCCGAGCGGCTGGCGACCTTCGGTGCCGACACTCCGCTGGGGCGGGCGGGTCAGCCGGCGGAACTGGCCGGCGCCTACGTGTACCTGGCATCGGCGGAATCCTCGTACACGTCCGGCTCGGTCATCGCGGTCACCGGCGGCAAGGGCCTCTGA
- a CDS encoding DUF7882 family protein produces the protein MGKFVYEGGVKTEIEDRALTHLQLVITAKLRRGEPFPFSWREDASVGGGRTTVWIQPGSSLVFKYFGSRQPSINRAWIEALAFTANAPSGLYLVPEPAEAGDEPGAGEVPVTPPL, from the coding sequence ATGGGTAAATTCGTCTACGAAGGCGGCGTGAAGACCGAGATCGAGGATCGCGCCCTCACCCACCTTCAGCTCGTCATCACCGCGAAGCTGCGCCGCGGGGAGCCCTTCCCGTTCAGCTGGCGTGAGGATGCGAGCGTCGGCGGCGGGCGCACCACGGTGTGGATCCAGCCGGGGAGCTCGCTCGTCTTCAAGTACTTCGGCAGCCGTCAGCCGTCCATCAACCGGGCGTGGATCGAGGCACTCGCCTTCACCGCGAACGCGCCGAGCGGGCTGTACCTCGTGCCCGAACCCGCCGAGGCCGGCGACGAGCCCGGTGCCGGCGAGGTTCCGGTCACCCCTCCGCTCTGA
- a CDS encoding cation:proton antiporter — protein sequence MEASDLGLVLIPLLAVAAPLLARGVRPVVRVPIVVFELVLGILVGPAVLGWVEPGPLLEKLSDFGLALLFFVAGTEIDFKTVAGKPLARASLGWLLSVLLGIGLGFFFAPGEGMVVIGIALSSTALGTLMPILRDARELDTPFGRAISAIGAVGEFLPLIAISIFLSTRTTPIATAVLLTFVVLAGLAVLLAHRVPHGRLHRIVRATLHTSDQFGVRFVILLIAALVGLSVMLDLDMLLGAFVAGAVWRIIMTRAPKESAEEVESKIEAIAFGFLVPIFFLYTGVTFDLQALLTSPTALALVPIFLIALLAIRGAAAQLSAPVGMSVRDRAALGLLAATGLPIIVAVTAIGVDEKMLDTGTAAALVGAGMLSVLLYPLIGMTLRGDRADVVGPARAGDAVQGEL from the coding sequence GTGGAAGCGAGCGATCTCGGCCTGGTGCTGATCCCCCTGCTGGCCGTCGCCGCGCCCCTGCTCGCCCGCGGGGTCCGCCCGGTGGTGCGGGTGCCGATCGTGGTGTTCGAACTCGTGCTCGGGATCCTCGTGGGGCCGGCGGTGCTCGGCTGGGTCGAACCGGGGCCCCTGCTGGAGAAGCTCAGCGACTTCGGTCTGGCGCTGCTGTTCTTCGTCGCCGGCACCGAGATCGACTTCAAGACCGTGGCGGGCAAACCGCTCGCCCGCGCCTCCCTCGGCTGGCTCCTCAGCGTTCTGCTGGGCATCGGCCTGGGCTTCTTCTTCGCCCCCGGCGAGGGGATGGTCGTGATCGGCATCGCGCTGAGCTCCACCGCGCTCGGCACGCTGATGCCGATCCTGCGCGACGCCCGCGAGCTGGACACGCCGTTCGGTCGTGCGATCAGTGCGATCGGCGCGGTCGGCGAGTTCCTGCCCCTGATCGCGATCTCGATCTTCCTCAGCACGCGCACCACACCGATCGCCACGGCCGTCCTGCTGACGTTCGTGGTGCTGGCCGGGCTCGCAGTTCTGCTCGCGCACCGTGTGCCGCACGGGCGGCTGCACCGCATCGTCCGTGCGACGCTGCACACGTCCGACCAGTTCGGGGTGCGCTTCGTGATCCTGCTCATCGCGGCGCTGGTCGGCCTGAGCGTGATGCTCGACCTCGACATGCTGCTCGGCGCGTTCGTCGCGGGAGCGGTGTGGCGCATCATCATGACGCGGGCACCGAAGGAATCCGCCGAGGAGGTCGAGAGCAAGATCGAGGCGATCGCATTCGGATTCCTCGTACCGATCTTCTTCCTCTACACGGGCGTGACCTTCGACCTGCAGGCCCTGCTCACCTCGCCGACGGCCCTCGCCCTGGTGCCCATCTTCCTGATCGCGCTGCTGGCCATCCGTGGGGCGGCCGCGCAGCTCTCGGCCCCGGTGGGAATGAGTGTCCGCGACCGTGCGGCCCTCGGGCTCCTCGCCGCCACCGGACTGCCGATCATCGTCGCCGTCACCGCGATCGGCGTCGACGAGAAGATGCTCGACACCGGCACCGCGGCGGCATTGGTCGGAGCGGGCATGCTCTCGGTGCTGCTCTATCCGTTGATCGGGATGACCCTGCGCGGGGATCGCGCCGACGTCGTCGGACCCGCCCGTGCGGGCGACGCCGTGCAGGGGGAGCTGTGA
- the purU gene encoding formyltetrahydrofolate deformylase, whose amino-acid sequence MSQPDTARLLIACDDQPGIVAAVAGVLAQHGANIISLDQHSTDSEGGRFFQRTVIHLDGLAAARPALEADIAVVAERFGMEWSLHDVARRKRVAIFVSKYDHCLMELLWRTQRGQLDIDITMVVSNHPDLAESVRSFGVPFVHIPSGDKAAMEERQLELLRGNVDLVVLARYMQILTDDFITRLEAPVINIHHSFLPAFIGANPYARAKDRGVKLIGATAHYATADLDEGPIIEQDVTRVTHSESAAELQSRGADVERLVLARAVQWHAEDRVIVHGKSTVIL is encoded by the coding sequence ATGTCCCAGCCCGATACCGCCCGCCTGCTCATCGCCTGCGACGACCAGCCCGGGATCGTCGCCGCCGTGGCGGGCGTGCTCGCCCAGCACGGTGCGAACATCATCTCGCTCGACCAGCACTCGACGGATTCCGAGGGCGGACGCTTCTTCCAGCGCACCGTGATCCACCTCGATGGACTCGCCGCCGCACGCCCCGCGCTCGAAGCCGACATCGCCGTCGTCGCCGAACGCTTCGGCATGGAGTGGTCGCTGCACGACGTCGCCCGCCGCAAGCGCGTGGCGATCTTCGTCTCGAAGTACGACCACTGCCTGATGGAGCTGCTCTGGCGCACACAGCGCGGCCAGCTCGACATCGACATCACGATGGTCGTCTCCAACCACCCCGACCTGGCCGAGTCGGTCCGCTCCTTCGGCGTACCCTTCGTGCACATCCCCTCGGGCGACAAGGCCGCCATGGAGGAGCGACAGCTCGAACTGCTGCGCGGGAACGTCGACCTCGTCGTGCTGGCGCGCTACATGCAGATCCTCACCGACGACTTCATCACCCGCCTCGAAGCGCCGGTGATCAACATCCACCACTCCTTCCTGCCCGCGTTCATCGGGGCGAACCCCTACGCCCGCGCCAAGGACCGCGGCGTGAAGCTGATCGGCGCGACCGCGCACTATGCGACGGCCGACCTCGACGAGGGGCCGATCATCGAGCAGGACGTCACGCGCGTGACCCACTCCGAGTCAGCGGCCGAGCTGCAGAGCCGCGGGGCCGATGTCGAGCGTCTCGTGCTCGCCCGCGCCGTGCAGTGGCACGCCGAGGACCGTGTGATCGTGCACGGCAAGTCCACCGTCATCCTCTAG
- a CDS encoding NAD(P)H-dependent flavin oxidoreductase, producing MSDLRALFGIEHPIILGPFGGLSSTALTAAVSAAGGLGSFGLYGYDGDRIRATGAALRAATDRPFAVNIWLPTGDEVEPNPQHAVFAQALHPFYEAVGIDVPARPERYLPALEEQLDAIWEIRPAVLSTVFGVPSAEVVQEAQRRGIRIVGTATTVAEAVALADAGVEAVVATGAEAAGHRVSFLRPAEDSLVGTFALVPQVVDAVDVPVIAAGGIADRRGVAAAFSLGATGVQVGTAFLATAESVATPAHRAAIRATAAEETVLTRAMSGRLARGARNRAVRAIEASGTIAPFPMQNWLTGRFRAAAGEQNLGELQSLWMGQAAPLARHDSAAEVFAELTAGVPRPS from the coding sequence ATGAGTGACCTTCGCGCCCTGTTCGGGATCGAGCATCCGATCATCCTCGGCCCGTTCGGCGGGCTCTCCTCGACCGCCCTCACGGCTGCGGTCAGCGCTGCGGGCGGCCTCGGTTCGTTCGGACTCTACGGCTACGACGGCGACCGAATCCGTGCGACCGGCGCGGCGCTGCGGGCGGCGACCGATCGTCCGTTCGCGGTCAACATCTGGCTCCCCACCGGCGACGAGGTCGAGCCGAATCCGCAGCACGCGGTGTTCGCGCAGGCGCTGCACCCCTTCTACGAGGCGGTCGGCATCGATGTCCCGGCGCGCCCGGAGCGGTACCTCCCGGCGCTCGAGGAGCAGCTCGACGCGATCTGGGAGATCCGGCCCGCCGTGCTCAGCACGGTGTTCGGGGTGCCGTCGGCCGAGGTGGTCCAGGAGGCACAGCGCCGGGGGATCCGCATCGTCGGTACCGCGACCACCGTCGCCGAGGCCGTCGCGCTCGCCGACGCCGGGGTGGAGGCGGTGGTCGCCACGGGTGCCGAGGCGGCCGGGCATCGGGTGTCGTTCCTCCGTCCCGCTGAGGACTCGCTCGTCGGCACGTTCGCGCTCGTCCCGCAGGTGGTCGATGCGGTGGACGTGCCGGTGATCGCGGCAGGCGGCATCGCCGATCGACGGGGAGTCGCCGCGGCGTTCTCGTTGGGGGCGACCGGCGTGCAGGTCGGGACGGCCTTCCTCGCGACGGCGGAATCCGTGGCCACGCCCGCGCATCGCGCCGCGATCCGTGCGACCGCCGCCGAGGAGACGGTGCTCACCCGTGCCATGAGCGGTCGCCTGGCCCGAGGCGCCCGCAACCGTGCGGTGCGGGCGATCGAGGCGAGCGGCACGATCGCACCGTTCCCGATGCAGAACTGGCTCACCGGACGCTTCCGGGCCGCGGCGGGGGAGCAGAATCTCGGGGAGCTCCAGTCGCTGTGGATGGGGCAGGCGGCGCCGCTCGCACGCCATGACAGCGCCGCCGAGGTGTTCGCGGAGCTGACCGCCGGCGTGCCGCGCCCCTCCTGA
- a CDS encoding FHA domain-containing protein encodes MNDRHIDDRPDDGYTPTTTHAEWGAGNPRLRISRDDERTEFALEADVVRIGSAEGNELRLPETDPVHATITHDDRDEYVLTLNGEGETNASLGVDATHTDESSETLRTGAHFTAGPWTFVFARDEFADHGRPYGGRAGGEYSDQPLQPPRPDYDESEER; translated from the coding sequence ATGAACGACCGACACATCGACGACCGCCCGGATGACGGATACACCCCCACGACCACGCATGCCGAATGGGGCGCGGGGAACCCTCGATTGCGCATCAGCCGAGACGACGAACGCACCGAATTCGCGCTCGAGGCCGACGTGGTGCGGATCGGGTCGGCCGAGGGCAACGAACTGCGCCTCCCCGAGACCGACCCCGTGCACGCGACCATCACGCACGACGACCGCGACGAGTACGTGCTGACCTTGAACGGCGAGGGCGAGACCAACGCGAGCCTGGGTGTGGACGCGACTCACACCGACGAGTCCTCCGAGACGCTGCGCACGGGCGCGCACTTCACGGCGGGGCCCTGGACGTTCGTGTTCGCACGCGACGAGTTCGCCGACCACGGACGTCCGTACGGGGGGCGCGCGGGCGGGGAGTACTCCGATCAGCCGCTGCAGCCGCCGCGTCCCGACTACGACGAGAGCGAAGAGCGATGA